The following coding sequences are from one Limnobacter sp. SAORIC-580 window:
- a CDS encoding TIGR03032 family protein, whose product MQNQLVQPTNPLAHTQVHCDPEWVALQQQLGFTVLLGTRSMGDLHVLSAQNSGSLNFHVVKFPLCMGMAIHGNHLAVACKTDIRLYYDLLAHPQVSSPVYQRSYSPRSIHFTGDLDTHELDFDQHGQPLFVAARYGCVASLSPVHSFKPVWQPKFITQLTPEDCCHLNGLCMDQGELKYVSMFAATAEPQGWRNLPFNSGQVWSTSDQEAVCTGLVQPHSPRLYNGELYVLNSGAGEIGRIDLASGRYDCIAFVGGYGRGLSFVGDYAIFGISKPRHDGYIPNFPLHDRLKALRMPDRCQLIAVNLKTGQVIQAVTFEGAAREFFDTVVIPDCQNGVIMNLDEAQHPQLITCAQNELPVPA is encoded by the coding sequence GTGCAAAACCAGCTTGTTCAGCCAACCAACCCTTTAGCGCATACGCAAGTGCATTGTGATCCCGAGTGGGTGGCGTTGCAGCAACAGCTCGGTTTCACAGTTTTGTTGGGCACACGCAGCATGGGCGACTTGCATGTGTTGAGTGCGCAAAACTCTGGCAGTTTGAATTTTCATGTGGTCAAGTTTCCCCTGTGCATGGGCATGGCCATTCATGGCAACCACCTGGCGGTGGCCTGTAAAACAGACATTCGCCTGTATTACGATTTACTGGCTCACCCACAAGTGTCCAGTCCGGTTTACCAGCGTAGCTACAGCCCGCGCAGTATTCATTTCACGGGCGACCTGGATACCCATGAACTGGATTTTGATCAACATGGGCAGCCGCTGTTTGTCGCAGCGCGCTACGGTTGTGTTGCATCGCTTAGCCCGGTACACAGCTTCAAGCCCGTGTGGCAACCCAAGTTCATCACCCAATTAACCCCCGAGGATTGTTGCCACCTCAATGGTCTTTGTATGGACCAAGGTGAATTGAAATACGTCAGCATGTTTGCTGCAACCGCCGAGCCACAAGGTTGGCGCAACTTGCCATTCAACAGTGGGCAGGTTTGGTCAACAAGCGATCAAGAGGCCGTGTGCACCGGGTTGGTTCAGCCACACAGCCCACGTTTGTACAACGGCGAGTTGTATGTTTTAAACAGCGGTGCTGGCGAAATAGGGCGTATTGACCTGGCAAGCGGACGCTATGATTGCATTGCATTCGTGGGTGGGTATGGTCGGGGTTTAAGCTTTGTTGGCGATTATGCAATTTTTGGTATCAGCAAACCGAGGCACGATGGCTACATACCCAACTTCCCCTTGCATGATCGCTTGAAAGCGCTGCGAATGCCAGACCGTTGCCAACTGATCGCCGTTAATTTGAAAACAGGCCAGGTTATTCAAGCGGTTACTTTTGAAGGTGCTGCACGCGAGTTTTTTGATACCGTTGTCATTCCAGATTGTCAAAATGGGGTGATCATGAACCTGGATGAAGCCCAACACCCGCAACTGATCACCTGTGCGCAAAATGAGCTCCCCGTGCCAGCATGA